The following proteins come from a genomic window of Salvia hispanica cultivar TCC Black 2014 chromosome 4, UniMelb_Shisp_WGS_1.0, whole genome shotgun sequence:
- the LOC125219236 gene encoding transcription initiation factor TFIID subunit 2 — protein MPSSTVVKMAKAKKAKNEEQRDGDNSNSEAVVKHQKLCLSIDMDRRRIYGYTELQIAIPDNGIVGLHADNLAIEKVTVDGEPAMFEVFPHYQRLDPKDRWSVVSSATSAAKASGSVYRSALEIELLPNLLIMCSKTTKMDNNQEEYIQVDNGEPNLADANRLDQNVKLVRIEYWVEKAETGVHFNGNVLHTNNQLRRARCWFPCLDESLQCCCYDLEFTVASDLVAVSSGTLLHQVLTKDDPPQKTYIYKLDVPVAAQWISLTVAPFEVLPDRHRGLLSYFCLPSNLSKLRNTMVFFHNAFSHYEDYLSASFPLGSYTQVFIAPEMTVSLWSSGASTSIFSSHLLFDEKLIDQTIETRIKLAYALARQWFGVYITPEAPNDEWLVDGLAGFLTDSFIKRFLGNNEARFRRYKANCAVCQADDSGATSLSSSAASKDLYGTQSIGFYGKIRSWKSIAILQMLEKQMGPESFRKILQNIVLRARDGNRSLRTLSTKEFRHFANKIGNLERPFLKEFFPRWVGSCGCPVLKMGFSYNKRKNMIELAVLRGCTSRPDSWVGVDNINHDSENRDGVVGWPGMMSIRVHELDGMYDHPFLPMAGEPWQLLEIQCHSKLASKRFQKTKKGTKADGSDDNGDAMPITDVRPNSESPLLWLRADPEMEYLAEVHFNQPVQMWINQLERDKDVVAQAQAIEVLEALPQLSFSVVNALYNFLCDSKAFWRVRIQAAFALAATTSEDTDWTGLLHLINFYKSRRFDPKINLPRPNDFHDFQEYFVLEAIPHAIAMVRSSDKKSPREAVEFILQLLKYNDNSGNTYSDVFLVAALVQSVGELEFGQQSVIYLPSLLKRLDRLLQFDRLMPSHNGILTICCIQSLTQMALKLSEFVPLENVVELIKPYRISKMWEIRIAASRGLIELEFQCNGIDAALKLFIEYLNDETSLRGQTKLGICALRISQMISQSNGDKGVKIDTLVTLLHLLESRLAFNNTMLRHYVFCILHVLAKRAPTLYGVPRDETLKMGHTKTCSELKSIFAALIKQSKTPEPSSASDMPLNLLVPEGYTDGETFVEKHEQITAVPNPSLHNSDVQAVKQTADPPSDAPEQRNSVLQISDDELTMMPTMPLPIEGLLPIEQVPLPIEGHQPVEQVTNSVGNIFIDSEENTNTLIETEALGKPDTFFDNEASKRSDMSLTNHQETEPAGLVHHDSMPTGDATRGPDTVSISREVKKPKLKIRVRQSAASSRAEDPDRASSRAEDPVRSRILNAQDGNNDADHGASSSVSVDAPHRNFGETISTGNHNFEDANSCHDVGSRVTASIGRTKPTTDDGEELSKELQCTADSSKVSLPLTSDDHRSPASTKKSDGEQQASENHVTALDSRRYDGGGSSAPTDLQSHGKHKEKKKDKDKDKKRKKDRHHDDPERKEQKRQKKEKKRKEKEMAKILAEKPKTMPPIQEKRVEGVDHHPAGVESGIKKELPETRQGTVEGAKEVNNKSNVEQQGAGMSRNDGGSSSAPSHKIKIKFKRKQ, from the exons ATGCCATCTTCAACCG TTGTTAAAATGGCGAAGGCTAAAAAGGCAAAGAACGAAGAGCAGAGAGATGGAGATAATAGTAATTCGGAGGCAGTTGTCAAGCATCAGAAGCTCTGTCTGTCCATTGACATGGACCGCCGCCGAATCTATGG GTACACAGAACTTCAAATAGCCATACCGGACAATGGAATAGTGGGTTTGCATGCTGATAATTTGGCAATTGAAAAGGTTACAGTTGATGGAGAGCCAGCGATGTTTGAAGTCTTCCCTCACTATCAGCGTCTGGACCCAAAGGATAGATGGTCTGTTGTTTCCTCAGCCACTTCAGCTGCTAAAGCCTCCGGGTCTGTTTACCGGTCAGCCCTCGAGATCGAATTACTTCCAAATTTACTGATAATGTGTAGCAAGACCACTAAAATGGACAACAATCAAGAAGAATATATCCAGGTGGACAATGGTGAACCAAATTTGGCTGATGCTAACAG ACTGGATCAGAATGTGAAACTTGTGCGCATAGAATATTGGGTTGAAAAAGCAGAGACAGGAGTACATTTTAATGGCAATGTTTTACATACAAATAACCAGTTGAGACGTGCACGGTGCTGGTTTCCTTGTTTGGATGAGAGTTTGCAGTGTTGCTG TTATGACCTTGAATTTACGGTGGCCAGTGATCTTGTTGCAGTTAGCTCCGGAACGTTACTTCATCAG GTGTTGACCAAGGATGATCCACCACAGAagacatatatttataaactagATGTTCCTGTAGCTGCTCAGTGGATTTCTCTGACAGTTGCACCATTTGAAGTTCTTCCTGACCGACATCGTGGGTTGCTCTCATACTTTTGTTTACCTTCTAACTTGTCAAAGCTGCGGAATACAATGGTGTTTTTCCACAATGCTTTCAG CCACTATGAGGATTACCTATCTGCATCATTTCCATTAGGATCATACACACAAGTTTTCATTGCTCCTGAGATGACAGTATCCTTATGGAGTTCAGGAGCTTCCACGAGCATCTTCAGTTCTCATCTTCTGTTTGATGAGAAACTCATTGATCAG ACTATAGAGACAAGGATTAAACTTGCTTATGCTCTTGCCAGACAGTGGTTTGGAGTATATATCACCCCTGAAGCTCCAAATGACG AGTGGTTGGTGGATGGTCTTGCTGGGTTTCTCACTGATTCTTTTATTAAGAGGTTTTTGGGAAACAATGAAGCGCGCTTTAGAAGATACAAG GCCAATTGTGCTGTTTGCCAAGCAGATGATAGTGGCGCTACTTCCTTAAGTTCCAGTGCTGCTTCCAAGGATTTGTATGGCACCCAGAGCATTGgtttttatggaaaaataagatcaTGGAAATCT ATAGCTATCCTTCAAATGTTGGAGAAGCAGATGGGTCCAGAGTCCTTCCGTAAA ATTCTGCAGAATATTGTTTTGAGGGCTCGAGATGGTAACCGTTCTTTGAGAACACTGAGCACTAAAGAG TTCCGTCACTTTGctaataaaattggaaatcTTGAGCGGCCATTTCTTAAAGAGTTCTTTCCTCGCTGGGTTGGATCTTGTGGTTGTCCAGTGCTGAA GATGGGATTTTCCtataacaaaagaaagaatatGATTGAATTAGCTGTTCTGCGGGGATGTACTTCTAGACCTGATTCTTGGGTAGGCGTTGATAATATCAACCATGATTCTGAAAATCGAGATGGCGTAGTTGGGTGGCCAGGGATGATGAGTATACGGGTGCATGAGCTGGATGGCATGTATGACCATCCTTTCCTGCCCATGGCTGGTGAACCGTGGCAGTTGCTGGAGATTCAGTGTCACTCTAAACTTGCTTCAAAGCGCTTCCAAAAAACCAAGAAGGGCACTAAGGCTGATGGTTCTGATGACAATGGTGATGCTATGCCCATAACTGACGTGCGACCAAA TTCCGAGTCTCCCCTATTATGGCTACGCGCTGATCCAGAAATGGAATATCTTGCTGAAGTACATTTCAATCAACCTGTGCAAATGTGG ATAAATCAATTGGAGAGGGATAAGGATGTTGTCGCTCAGGCACAAGCTATAGAAGTATTAGAAGCATTACCACAACTTTCCTTTTCTGTTGTTAATGCTCTATATAATTTTCTCTGTGACTCCAAG GCTTTCTGGAGAGTTCGCATACAGGCTGCATTTGCATTGGCTGCTACTACAAGTGAG GACACTGACTGGACTGGCTTGCTTCATCTGATAAACTTCTATAAAAGTCGTAGATTTGATCCTAAGATCAATCTTCCCAG gcCAAATGACTTTCATGATTTTCAGGAGTACTTTGTACTTGAG GCAATACCACATGCAATAGCTATGGTCAGATCTTCAGACAAGAAGAGCCCCAGAGAAGCTGTTGAGTTTATTTTGCAACTTCTGAAG TACAATGATAACAGTGGGAACACATACTCGGATGTTTTCTTGGTAGCTGCATTAGTCCAGTCTGTTGGAGAACTTGAATTTGGACAACAG AGTGTCATCTATTTACCCTCTTTGCTGAAGCGTCTTGATCGTCTCTTGCAATTCGACAG GTTGATGCCAAGTCACAATGGGATTTTGACAATCTGTTGTATCCAATCACTTACTCAAATGGCACTCAAACTATCAGAATTTGTTCCTCTT GAAAATGTTGTGGAACTAATTAAACCATATCGAATATCAAAGATGTGGGAAATTCGAATTGCTGCAAGCAGAGGCCTAATTGAACTTGAATTTCAGTGTAATGGAATAGATGCGGCACTGAAACTGTTCATTGAATACCTTAACGACGAGACATCTCTACGAG GACAAACCAAATTAGGTATCTGTGCTTTGCGCATATCGCAGATGATTAGTCAATCCAATGGTGACAAAGGTGTAAAGATCGACACACTTGTTACGCTCTTGCACTTACTTGAAAGTCGTCTGGCCTTTAACAATACTATGCTTCGTCACTACGTCTTCTGCATTCTGCACGTTCTTGCCAAAAG GGCTCCAACACTTTACGGGGTTCCAAGAGACGAGACTCTCAAGATGGGACATACAAAGACGTGTAGCGAACTTAAGAGCATTTTTGCTGCCCTTATCAAGCAATCCAAGACTCCCGAGCCTTCATCTGCCTCTGATATGCCACTGAATCTGTTGGTTCCAGAAGGTTATACAGATGGAGAAACTTTTGTGGAAAAACATGAACAGATTACGGCAGTCCCAAATCCTTCACTCCATAATTCTGATGTTCAGGCTGTTAAGCAGACAGCAGATCCTCCTTCTGATGCTCCTGAACAGAGGAACTCAGTATTGCAGATTTCTGATGATGAACTCACAATGATGCCTACAATGCCCTTGCCCATTGAAGGTCTTCTGCCAATTGAGCAAGTTCCCTTGCCTATTGAAGGTCATCAGCCAGTTGAGCAAGTTACTAACTCTGTAGGCAACATTTTCATTGACTCAGAGGAAAACACCAACACCTTGATTGAAACTGAGGCGTTGGGAAAACCAGATACTTTCTTTGATAATGAGGCTTCCAAAAGAAGCGACATGTCACTTACCAATCATCAGGAAACTGAACCAGCTGGCCTTGTCCATCATGATAGTATGCCCACTGGAGATGCTACTCGTGGACCTGATACTGTTTCCATCAGTCGTGAGGTGAAGAAGCCAAAACTAAAGATAAGGGTCAGACAGTCTGCTGCATCTAGTCGGGCCGAAGATCCAGATAGAGCATCTAGTCGGGCCGAAGATCCTGTTAGGAGTAGAATCTTGAATGCTCAAGATGGAAACAACGATGCTGATCATGGAGCGAGCAGTTCAGTCTCTGTTGATGCGCCACATAGAAACTTTGGCGAAACTATCAGTACTGGAAATCACAACTTTGAGGATGCCAATTCATGCCATGATGTTGGTTCACGAGTGACAGCCAGTATAGGCCGTACTAAACCCACGACTGATGATGGAGAAGAACTTTCTAAGGAACTACAGTGTACTGCAGATTCTAGTAAAGTTTCTTTACCACTCACTTCGGATGATCATCGGTCTCCTGCCTCCACGAAGAAAAGTGATGGAGAGCAACAAGCAAGTGAGAACCATGTAACCGCTCTAGACTCCAGAAGGTACGATGGTGGAGGTAGTTCAGCTCCCACTGATCTCCAATCCCATGGTAAACACaaggaaaagaagaaagacAAGGATAAGGACAAGAAGCGAAAGAAGGATAGGCACCACGACGATCCTGAGCGCAAGGAACAGAAGCGCCagaaaaaggagaagaagcGAAAGGAGAAGGAAATGGCGAAAATTCTCGCTGAAAAACCCAAAACTATGCCTCCGATACAAGAAAAGAGAGTAGAAGGTGTGGATCATCACCCTGCTGGAGTGGAGTCGGGGATTAAAAAAGAGCTGCCGGAAACTAGACAAGGTACAGTTGAGGGGGCAAAGGAAGTAAATAACAAGAGTAATGTCGAGCAACAAGGGGCGGGTATGAGCAGAAATGATGGGGGCTCAAGTTCAGCGCCgtctcataaaattaaaattaagtttaaGCGTAAACAATAA